A region of Gracilinanus agilis isolate LMUSP501 chromosome 3, AgileGrace, whole genome shotgun sequence DNA encodes the following proteins:
- the LOC123240744 gene encoding zinc finger protein OZF-like, with protein sequence MGTESDASTERECACYYRGQIGNPLRLAQPAEDPGQALEGSMEPEGMTLGSQRTQSQESVTLKDVTVDFTHEEWCLLDPSQKALYRDVMLEISQNLHSLDGQTTAQSKESFPKLSISCDFNFKESWHCDIKLEKKQSSWGSHSRQFKKILRKTPEEERDGDEYNKYEKNFTQGSTLSVQSKAPIGKLHHECAESQRDFKQYSDLIQFKKFTSGKEHSKYCEYGDCLKEQRELNQCREKHTGVKDFQGNHCETVFSLIPDIISHQKSHLGKMPSKCNEDEQGFIHRLSLSLHQKAHTREKLRECNQCGNTYFQKIHKPEKWRANFIIHERIHTGKKPYICNQCGNVFQKPCNLAEHVKIHTGEKPYKCNECGKAFIQRAKLIVHERIHTREKPYKCNHCGKAFRQSSHLAVHQMIHTGEKPYTCNECGKTFRQSSSLMAHHRIHSGEKPYTCNECGKAFRQRSSLMAHHRIHSGEKPFKCNECEKAFSQKSSLMAHYRIHSGENPYTCNECGKSFSWSANLVAHQRIHTGEKPYKCHQCDKTFTRKSFLTMHERIHTGLKPCKSI encoded by the exons GAATCCGTGACACTCAAGGATGTGACCGTGGACTTCACTCATGAGGAGTGGTGCCTCTTGGACCCTTCCCAGAAGGCTCTCTACAGAGATGTCATGCTAGAGATATCCCAGAACTTGCACTCCTTGG ATGGGCAAACCACAGCTCAAAGCAAGGAATCTTTTCCAAAGTTAAGCATTTCCTGTGACTTCAATTTCAAAGAATCCTGGCACTGTGATATCAAGTTAGAGAAGAAGCAGAGTAGTTGGGGGAGTCATTCCAGACAATTCAAAAAGATCCTCAGGAAAActccagaggaagagagagatggtgATGAATATAATAAGTATGAGAAGAATTTTACTCAAGGGTCAACCCTTTCTGTCCAGTCAAAAGCCCCCATCGGAAAGCTTCACCATGAATGTGCTGAAAGTCAAAGGGACTTTAAACAATATTCAGACCTAATTCAATTTAAGAAATTCACCTCAGGGAAAGAACATTCCAAATATTGTGAATATGGGGACTGCTTGAAAGAGCAGAGAGAGCTCAATCAGTGTCGAGAAAAGCATACAGGAGTGAAAGATTTTCAGGGTAATCACTGTGAAACTGTGTTCAGTTTGATCCCAGACATTATTAGTCATCAGAAAAGTCACCTTGGAAAAATGCCTTCTAAATGTAATGAAGATGAACAAGGCTTCATCCACCGCTTGTCTCTTAGTTTACATCAGAAAGCTCATACTAGAGAGAAACTGcgtgaatgtaatcaatgtgggaATACCTATTTTCAGAAAATTCACAAACCAGAAAA ATGGAGAGCAAACTTTATTATACATGAGAGGATTCATACTGGAAAGAAACCTTACatatgtaatcagtgtggaaacgTTTTCCAAAAGCCCTGCAACCTTGCTGAACATGTGaagattcatactggagagaagccatataaatgtaatgaatgtgggaaagccttcattCAAAGAGCAAAGCTTATCGTACATGAGAGGATTCACACGAGAGAGAAACCTTACAAATGTAatcactgtggaaaggctttcagacaGTCCTCCCATCTTGCTGTTCATCAGAtgattcacactggagagaagccttacacgtgtaatgaatgtggaaagacCTTCAGACAGAGCTCATCCCTTATGGCACATCACAGGATTCAttctggagagaagccctatacgtgtaatgaatgtggaaaggctttcagacaGAGATCATCCCTTATGGCACACCACAGGATTCATTCTGGAGAGAAGCCctttaaatgtaatgaatgtgaaaAAGCTTTCAGCCAGAAGTCATCCCTTATGGCACATTACAGGATTCATTCTGGAGAAAATCCCTACacatgtaatgaatgtgggaaatccTTCAGCTGGAGTGCAAACCTTGTTGCCCATCAgaggattcatactggagagaagccctataaaTGTCACCAATGTGACAAAACCTTTACTCGGAAGTCTTTTCTTACCATGCATGAGAGAATTCATACTGGCCTGAAACCCTGTAAATCTATATGA